Proteins encoded within one genomic window of Scomber japonicus isolate fScoJap1 chromosome 16, fScoJap1.pri, whole genome shotgun sequence:
- the LOC128375515 gene encoding thrombomodulin yields MACLKLTMFVPMKVVSLTILMSFILFSIKVGVCMKQTGTCRPICTVSDCITVNQDSVDFKTAEKTCHDRNGELMTFQSEADESILDFLGQELNGNFWIGLRLPDTACSNLSALLRGYEWTSVGMDRNFTPSFNTWKDNVTVCSPHCVSLSNEQKWTERLCSEKTDGFLCKTKPEDACQAQFFKSSKGCKTAPCEHTCKDVRGGYICSCFNGYIPDSKDPSRCKMHCATEKCPAICERSDGCECPDGFIENEGFCEDIDECSMQQCEQNCKNYFGGFFCSCKEGHILKDQVKCSRANGTTKIVPAFVRPPIKKNSPRGSSASARSFIWIWIFITVAVVVLICVVRYYVVKRQKRREQSSNQRSAAPVNNTDC; encoded by the coding sequence ATGGCCTGCTTGAAACTGACTATGTTTGTGCCCATGAAGGTAGTGTCTTTGACTATTttgatgtcatttattttattttctattaagGTAGGAGTTTGCATGAAGCAGACTGGCACTTGCAGACCTATATGTACTGTAAGTGACTGCATAACTGTTAATCAAGACAGTGTGGACTTTAAAACAGCCGAAAAAACATGTCATGACAGGAATGGAGAATTAATGACTTTTCAGTCTGAGGCGGATGAGAGCATTCTTGACTTTTTGGGTCAAGAATTGAATGGGAACTTCTGGATTGGACTGCGTTTACCAGATACCGCCTGCAGCAACCTTTCAGCTCTGCTGAGAGGCTATGAGTGGACCTCTGTTGGTATGGACAGGAACTTTACTCCATCTTTCAACACCTGGAAAGACAATGTTACAGTCTGCTCTCCCCACTGTGTGTCACTTTCAAATGAACAAAAGTGGACAGAGAGGCTGTGCTCAGAGAAAACGGATGGGTTTCTGTGCAAAACAAAGCCCGAAGATGCATGCCAGGCACAGTTTTTCAAGAGTTCTAAGGGCTGTAAAACTGCTCCTTGTGAGCACACCTGCAAAGATGTCAGAGGAGGCTATATATGCTCTTGTTTCAATGGATATATTCCAGACAGTAAAGACCCAAGTCGGTGCAAAATGCACTGTGCAACAGAGAAATGCCCTGCAATATGTGAGAGAAGCGATGGATGCGAATGTCCTGACGGCTTTATAGAGAATGAAGGATTTTGTGAGGACATTGATGAATGTTCGATGCAGCAATGTGagcaaaactgtaaaaactatTTTGGAGGCTTTTTCTGCTCCTGCAAAGAAGGGCATATACTAAAAGATCAAGTCAAATGTAGTAGAGCGAATGGCACCACTAAAATTGTCCCAGCTTTTGTGAGGCCACCTATTAAAAAGAATAGTCCGCGGGGTTCATCTGCATCTGCAAGGAGTTTTATTTGGATATGGATTTTTATTACTGTGGCTGTGGTAGTGTTAATATGTGTGGTAAGGTATTATGTTGTTAAACGTCAGAAGCGCAGAGAGCAAAGTTCCAATCAACGGTCTGCTGCTCCTGTGAACAACACTGACTGTTAA